The following proteins are co-located in the Echinicola sp. 20G genome:
- a CDS encoding dihydrofolate reductase: MTVSIIVAKAKNNIIGKDNQLIWRLSADLQYFKKKTSGHYIIMGRKTYESMRKPLPNRTSVVITRNEDYKIPEGHYVVHSIEEALKLTKSLNQEKVYVIGGAEIYKLALPYVDELLITEVDCEPDGDAYFPEIKPDNWKKTFEEPHIKDEKNEFDFTFTVYRRIQ, from the coding sequence TTGACAGTTTCTATCATTGTAGCTAAAGCTAAAAACAATATCATTGGAAAGGACAATCAATTGATTTGGCGCCTTTCAGCCGACCTCCAATATTTCAAAAAAAAGACCAGTGGCCATTATATCATCATGGGTAGGAAAACCTATGAATCCATGAGAAAACCACTTCCCAACCGAACCTCTGTAGTGATAACCAGAAACGAAGATTATAAAATCCCTGAGGGACATTATGTGGTTCACAGTATAGAAGAGGCTTTAAAACTCACCAAAAGCCTTAATCAAGAAAAAGTATATGTAATCGGAGGAGCAGAAATCTATAAGCTTGCACTACCCTATGTAGACGAACTTCTGATCACGGAAGTAGATTGTGAACCGGATGGAGATGCCTACTTTCCTGAAATAAAGCCAGACAACTGGAAAAAAACTTTCGAAGAACCACATATCAAGGATGAGAAAAACGAATTTGATTTCACTTTTACTGTTTATCGCAGAATCCAATAA
- a CDS encoding DUF4412 domain-containing protein, with product MKFYKSFLIILLAFFLSPTLAEAQFIKKLKKAAQEGVGNAVERRVSKEVENAAQKQTDKYLEQIFGPPTEYEGGNYDYGKMMGSINMNVDTEDSYHFTGFTEMEISGTDEKGKEMDPVSFKSFLSNENEVWAMQMDPEEKDVESTIMIFDNKNNATILLMESKKGEKSRIAYGMDWSNMMGTAADEKIEEVEETKLTFEKTGNTKTILGYECEEYHAENDEFTSEFWVSKEPIQGYASYWSKNNFMFSKKMQTKYQAYYSKLPDGNVLEMTYRSKEDDGISRMKILEINTTENFDFNMSDYTNAMEGQN from the coding sequence ATGAAATTTTACAAATCATTTTTAATAATTTTATTGGCATTTTTTCTATCGCCAACACTTGCAGAGGCCCAGTTCATCAAAAAGCTAAAAAAAGCCGCCCAAGAAGGAGTAGGCAATGCTGTGGAAAGAAGGGTCAGCAAAGAAGTAGAGAATGCTGCTCAAAAACAAACGGACAAATATTTAGAACAAATTTTCGGGCCTCCCACTGAATACGAGGGAGGCAATTACGATTACGGCAAGATGATGGGCAGTATCAACATGAACGTGGATACTGAAGACAGCTATCATTTTACTGGATTTACAGAAATGGAAATTTCTGGCACTGATGAAAAAGGTAAGGAAATGGATCCTGTCTCCTTCAAATCTTTTCTGAGCAATGAAAATGAAGTTTGGGCCATGCAGATGGATCCAGAAGAAAAAGATGTGGAAAGTACCATTATGATTTTTGACAATAAAAATAATGCTACCATCTTATTGATGGAAAGTAAAAAAGGCGAAAAATCCAGAATAGCCTATGGCATGGATTGGTCAAATATGATGGGAACAGCTGCAGATGAAAAGATAGAGGAGGTAGAAGAAACCAAGCTGACTTTTGAAAAGACAGGCAACACCAAAACGATTCTTGGCTATGAATGTGAGGAGTACCATGCCGAAAACGACGAATTTACTTCAGAGTTTTGGGTGAGCAAGGAGCCTATCCAAGGATATGCATCTTATTGGTCCAAAAACAATTTTATGTTTTCCAAGAAAATGCAAACCAAGTACCAGGCTTACTACAGCAAGCTCCCAGATGGTAACGTATTGGAAATGACCTATCGCTCAAAAGAAGATGATGGAATCTCAAGGATGAAGATTTTGGAAATCAATACCACTGAAAATTTTGATTTCAATATGTCAGATTATACAAATGCCATGGAGGGGCAAAACTAG
- the fmt gene encoding methionyl-tRNA formyltransferase gives MNKDLRIIYMGTPEFAVPSLEILVENGWNVVAVITAPDKPKGRGQKLIPSAVKVAAEKHQIPVLQPTNLKAPDFIEELKSYQADIQVVVAFRMLPEVVWNMPPKGTFNLHASLLPNYRGAAPINWAIINGEKETGVTTFFLKHEIDTGSIIFQEKEPILPEDNIGSLYEKLMKRGSKLVLKTIEEVAKGEVTTAVQDESLARHHAPKIFKETCEINWEKSAIEVHNLVRGLSPYPAAWTTLNEKICKIYETSLIESLSDKAPGEFKTDNKTYLHFQTGKGALSIKELQLQGKKRMNIDEFLRGNKI, from the coding sequence ATGAATAAGGATCTTCGCATCATTTACATGGGCACCCCGGAATTCGCGGTACCTTCTTTAGAAATACTTGTAGAAAATGGCTGGAATGTTGTCGCCGTTATTACTGCTCCTGATAAGCCTAAGGGCAGAGGTCAAAAGCTGATTCCTTCTGCAGTGAAAGTAGCAGCCGAAAAACACCAAATCCCTGTACTTCAGCCTACCAACCTAAAGGCTCCAGATTTTATTGAAGAATTGAAGAGCTACCAAGCAGATATTCAGGTGGTGGTCGCTTTCCGAATGCTTCCAGAGGTCGTTTGGAACATGCCTCCAAAAGGCACTTTTAACCTCCATGCTTCTTTACTACCCAATTACCGAGGAGCTGCCCCCATCAACTGGGCCATCATCAATGGTGAAAAAGAAACCGGTGTTACTACATTTTTCTTAAAACATGAAATTGATACTGGAAGCATTATTTTCCAAGAAAAAGAACCTATTCTTCCCGAAGACAATATTGGTAGTCTCTATGAAAAACTCATGAAAAGAGGCTCAAAGTTGGTACTCAAGACCATTGAAGAAGTAGCAAAGGGTGAAGTCACAACGGCTGTCCAAGATGAAAGCTTAGCTCGCCACCATGCTCCAAAAATCTTCAAGGAAACCTGCGAAATCAACTGGGAGAAGAGTGCCATAGAAGTCCATAATTTGGTCAGAGGGCTTTCCCCTTACCCTGCAGCATGGACTACATTGAATGAAAAAATTTGTAAAATTTATGAAACCTCACTTATAGAATCCCTGTCTGACAAAGCCCCAGGAGAGTTTAAAACCGATAATAAAACTTATCTGCATTTTCAGACTGGCAAAGGAGCACTTTCTATCAAAGAACTCCAACTGCAAGGTAAAAAGAGAATGAATATTGATGAGTTTCTAAGAGGCAACAAGATTTAA
- a CDS encoding exo-beta-N-acetylmuramidase NamZ domain-containing protein produces MKLLKLILLFTFSLSTLAYCKNSSTGDKENNNRINKSAEDPILPAADQPEKYLPLLKGKKVGLVANQTSILTQSNNQHLVDFLLSEGITVQKIFVPEHGFRGDADAGEVIANDTDKDTGIPLVSLYGVNKKPSEEALMDIDVVVFDFQDVGVRFYTYISTMHYVMEACAEQNKPMIIMDRPNPNGDYIDGPILDKAYKSFVGMHPIPVVHGLTMGELAQMINGEGWLKNGVKADINVIPVANWDHSMHYSLPIKPSPNLPNDVSIRLYPSLCFFEGTDISVGRGTYYPFQVFGAPAPKYGEFTFTPESIQGMSKHPPHEGELCFGTDLRESDLSHQFTLKYLLEMYQKSGLKEKFFNNFFNKLAGSDQLKKDILAGKTEAEIKAGWQAGLDAYKSKREKYLLYQ; encoded by the coding sequence ATGAAGCTGTTAAAATTAATACTTCTATTTACATTTTCACTAAGTACATTGGCTTATTGTAAAAACTCCTCTACAGGAGATAAGGAAAATAACAATAGAATAAACAAAAGCGCTGAAGACCCTATTTTACCTGCTGCAGACCAGCCTGAAAAATACCTTCCCTTACTTAAAGGCAAAAAAGTGGGATTAGTCGCCAATCAAACCAGTATCCTTACCCAAAGCAATAATCAGCATTTAGTTGATTTTCTACTTTCTGAAGGAATTACCGTACAAAAAATATTTGTTCCAGAACATGGTTTTAGAGGAGACGCTGATGCTGGGGAGGTGATCGCAAATGACACAGACAAGGATACTGGAATTCCTTTGGTCTCATTGTATGGAGTCAACAAAAAACCGTCTGAAGAAGCCTTGATGGATATTGATGTAGTTGTATTTGACTTCCAGGATGTGGGAGTTCGGTTTTACACCTATATCAGCACCATGCATTATGTCATGGAGGCATGTGCAGAACAGAATAAGCCCATGATCATCATGGATCGTCCCAACCCTAATGGCGATTATATTGATGGCCCTATCCTGGATAAGGCCTATAAAAGCTTTGTGGGCATGCACCCCATTCCTGTAGTCCACGGACTTACCATGGGTGAGCTTGCCCAGATGATCAACGGAGAGGGCTGGTTAAAAAATGGTGTAAAAGCAGACATTAATGTCATCCCAGTAGCCAATTGGGATCATAGCATGCACTATTCCCTTCCTATAAAACCTTCCCCTAACTTACCCAATGATGTTTCCATTAGGCTCTACCCTTCCTTGTGTTTTTTCGAAGGTACTGATATCAGTGTTGGTAGAGGCACTTATTACCCTTTTCAGGTATTCGGAGCACCAGCCCCAAAGTATGGCGAATTCACCTTTACTCCTGAAAGTATTCAAGGCATGAGCAAACACCCTCCACATGAAGGAGAATTATGTTTTGGAACCGACCTTAGAGAAAGCGATCTGAGCCATCAATTTACCCTAAAATATCTATTGGAGATGTACCAGAAATCGGGACTGAAAGAGAAATTTTTCAATAACTTTTTCAATAAACTCGCTGGTTCGGATCAATTAAAGAAAGATATACTTGCAGGGAAGACAGAAGCAGAAATAAAGGCCGGATGGCAAGCAGGACTTGATGCCTATAAAAGCAAAAGAGAAAAATACCTGCTTTATCAATAA
- a CDS encoding ABC transporter permease: MNLSYFIAKRISFKRTGGFTGTIHRIAVASIAIGLSILILSFLILGGFQEVVSNKVFSFTGHYQVHKFTSSNAYEDLPSSKNSNFYKNYQEYGFIGHVQEYAYKPGLLKGDEEVQGVLLKGISKDFDEEVFSYSLKSGRFIQFAEDGSASNEILLSSKIADKLRLKVGDKIIMYFVQDPPRYRRFDIVGVYETYLEDFDDKVILGDIQTIRNLNGWENDMVGGFEVFLKNPSQIDELEDELYGRIDYDLKIDKVTDKYIQIFDWLKLLNNNVYVFLGLILFVAAFNMVAILFILIMERTQMIGMLKAMGSTNRQIRRIFVWNGIRIIGRGLLIGNLIGLGICALQDWTKVIGLDPTNYYMSYVPIQWNWPIIISLNVLVLLVTTLVLFIPAMVISNVQPIKAIRFD; this comes from the coding sequence TTGAACCTTTCCTACTTCATTGCTAAAAGAATTAGTTTTAAAAGAACAGGTGGATTTACAGGAACCATACATCGCATTGCAGTAGCGAGTATTGCCATAGGCCTTTCCATACTCATACTCTCTTTTTTGATATTGGGAGGTTTCCAAGAAGTAGTTTCCAACAAGGTGTTTTCCTTTACGGGTCACTATCAGGTTCATAAGTTTACCTCCAGTAATGCTTATGAAGACCTTCCTTCTAGCAAAAACAGTAATTTTTATAAAAATTATCAGGAATATGGGTTTATTGGTCATGTACAGGAATATGCCTATAAGCCGGGCTTGCTCAAAGGAGATGAAGAGGTTCAGGGTGTCTTGTTAAAAGGAATTAGTAAAGATTTTGATGAGGAAGTTTTTTCGTACTCATTGAAATCAGGAAGGTTTATTCAGTTTGCTGAAGATGGAAGTGCGTCCAATGAGATATTGCTGAGTAGCAAAATTGCCGATAAGCTACGGTTAAAGGTTGGAGACAAGATCATCATGTATTTCGTTCAGGACCCGCCCCGCTATCGCCGTTTTGATATTGTAGGGGTTTATGAGACCTATTTGGAAGATTTTGATGATAAAGTCATCCTTGGAGATATTCAGACCATTAGAAACCTCAATGGTTGGGAAAATGATATGGTAGGTGGATTTGAGGTTTTTCTAAAGAATCCAAGCCAGATTGATGAGCTGGAAGATGAACTTTATGGAAGGATAGATTACGACCTCAAAATAGATAAAGTAACCGATAAATACATTCAGATTTTTGACTGGCTGAAATTGCTCAACAATAATGTGTATGTGTTTTTGGGATTGATCCTTTTCGTTGCCGCTTTTAATATGGTGGCGATTTTATTTATCCTGATCATGGAACGGACGCAAATGATTGGGATGCTCAAGGCTATGGGAAGTACCAATCGACAGATCAGAAGAATTTTTGTTTGGAACGGTATTCGGATTATTGGAAGGGGATTGTTGATAGGGAACCTGATTGGCTTAGGAATTTGTGCACTTCAGGATTGGACAAAAGTTATAGGTTTGGACCCGACTAATTATTACATGAGTTATGTCCCTATCCAATGGAACTGGCCTATTATTATTTCTCTTAATGTTTTGGTTTTACTGGTAACTACTTTGGTACTTTTTATACCTGCCATGGTTATCAGTAATGTTCAGCCCATTAAGGCTATTCGGTTTGATTAG
- a CDS encoding polyprenol monophosphomannose synthase: MSHKKLVIIPTYNEKENIQDIIQAVMQLAGLFEVLIIDDNSPDGTAKLVKNAQDSYPQRVHLLERKGKLGLGTAYIEGFKFALKNGYDYIFEMDADFSHNPKDLIRLYEACAIDGYQMAIGSRYIKGVNVVNWPMGRVLMSYFASVYVQFITGLPIKDSTAGFKCYHRSVLEGIKLNKIKFVGYAFQIEMKFTTWKLGYKIVEIPIIFTDRTKGTSKMSTHIFREAVMGVIYMKLKSLFKPYKKASNQTE, from the coding sequence ATGAGTCACAAGAAATTAGTTATCATCCCGACCTACAACGAAAAGGAGAACATCCAGGATATCATCCAGGCTGTCATGCAGTTAGCAGGTCTTTTCGAAGTTTTGATCATTGATGACAATTCTCCAGATGGGACAGCCAAGTTGGTCAAAAACGCCCAAGATTCTTATCCCCAAAGAGTACATCTACTGGAAAGAAAAGGTAAATTAGGTTTGGGCACTGCTTATATTGAAGGCTTTAAATTCGCCTTAAAAAATGGCTACGATTATATTTTTGAGATGGATGCTGACTTTTCCCACAACCCTAAAGACCTGATCAGACTTTATGAAGCCTGCGCCATAGACGGTTACCAAATGGCCATTGGTTCTCGCTATATCAAAGGGGTGAATGTGGTCAACTGGCCAATGGGCAGAGTATTGATGTCCTACTTTGCCAGTGTTTATGTGCAGTTTATCACTGGCTTACCCATCAAAGACTCCACAGCCGGTTTCAAATGTTATCACAGAAGTGTTTTGGAAGGGATCAAGCTCAACAAAATCAAATTTGTCGGCTATGCCTTTCAGATTGAAATGAAGTTCACTACCTGGAAGCTAGGATATAAAATCGTAGAAATTCCAATAATTTTTACCGACAGGACAAAAGGTACTTCAAAAATGTCTACTCATATTTTCCGGGAAGCTGTAATGGGGGTCATTTACATGAAACTGAAGAGCTTATTTAAACCTTATAAAAAAGCCTCTAATCAAACCGAATAG
- a CDS encoding tetratricopeptide repeat protein — protein sequence MKQLFAIAFIVLFSSCGGSFDKANQYFKNQQFGDAISELNWVLFMKMSNLEALQLRAMSYEAMEKYNEALTDYKRITQLAPHDPQALAGMGKVYWELEEYQQAEKHFLLAAKEDPKNVELLIMLGRSMIKNENFKSAEDFLYEAKKLDPKNASIYFYRGIVQAHLGDAWTAASQFNMYIMYSGDNLTAYYNRGLAYMRMGMVDWATEDFDRVLKSQPKHYNALARRAICLMDTNPSQSCRDLRLAAKHGSEFAKENLDKCM from the coding sequence ATGAAACAGCTATTTGCCATCGCGTTCATTGTGCTTTTTTCTTCCTGTGGTGGAAGTTTCGATAAAGCCAACCAGTATTTTAAGAACCAACAATTTGGGGATGCCATTTCGGAGTTGAACTGGGTATTGTTTATGAAGATGTCAAATCTGGAAGCCCTTCAACTTAGAGCCATGAGCTATGAAGCCATGGAAAAGTATAATGAGGCACTGACAGATTATAAACGAATCACGCAATTAGCTCCCCATGACCCTCAGGCTTTGGCAGGAATGGGAAAAGTCTATTGGGAATTAGAAGAATACCAGCAGGCAGAGAAACACTTCTTATTGGCTGCAAAAGAAGACCCAAAAAATGTAGAGCTGTTGATTATGCTTGGCCGGTCAATGATCAAAAACGAAAATTTTAAATCAGCCGAAGACTTCCTTTATGAGGCAAAAAAACTCGACCCCAAAAATGCTTCCATTTATTTTTATAGAGGAATAGTTCAAGCCCACCTTGGCGATGCCTGGACGGCTGCTTCACAATTTAATATGTATATCATGTACTCTGGGGACAATTTAACTGCTTATTACAATAGAGGGTTGGCTTATATGCGGATGGGAATGGTAGACTGGGCGACAGAGGACTTTGACAGGGTATTAAAAAGCCAGCCCAAACATTATAACGCCCTTGCCCGAAGAGCCATCTGTCTAATGGACACCAATCCCAGCCAGTCCTGCCGAGACCTACGGTTGGCTGCAAAGCATGGAAGTGAATTCGCCAAAGAAAACCTTGACAAGTGCATGTGA
- a CDS encoding heavy-metal-associated domain-containing protein has translation MIKKIIIGVTSIVLLLVATLAIHIYMVTSERPKGPNWAMSQIDFNEDIDSLKSENIKVDLLKKEGMRDARINLSADYMIVLYDRVKHNPHDLVKMVNNDYALQSSLFQPSEEQLAASCPAINKSSLTYKLGSYFEKIFTN, from the coding sequence ATGATCAAGAAAATTATAATAGGAGTGACATCGATAGTGCTACTACTGGTTGCTACACTGGCGATTCATATTTATATGGTTACCAGTGAACGCCCCAAAGGTCCCAACTGGGCAATGAGTCAAATAGATTTTAATGAAGACATCGACTCCCTGAAATCTGAGAATATCAAAGTTGATCTTTTAAAAAAAGAAGGAATGAGAGATGCGAGGATCAATCTAAGCGCTGATTATATGATTGTTTTATACGATAGGGTAAAACACAATCCCCATGATTTGGTGAAAATGGTGAATAATGATTATGCGCTTCAATCCTCTCTTTTTCAACCAAGCGAGGAGCAATTGGCTGCCAGTTGCCCTGCAATTAACAAAAGCTCACTTACATACAAACTGGGGAGTTATTTCGAGAAAATATTTACTAACTGA
- the hisB gene encoding bifunctional histidinol-phosphatase/imidazoleglycerol-phosphate dehydratase HisB: MKKVLFIDRDGTIIKEPPVDFQVDSLEKLEFYPKAISNLRKIAEETDYELVMVTNQDGLGTDSFPEDTFWPAQFKMLKTLEQEGVIFSAIHIDKTFEHENAPTRKPRTGLLTGYMEGAYDLANSFVIGDRKTDIQLAKNLGSKAIFIGEEAAEGAALSTTSWDEIYEFLRLPARKATVERSTSETQISIEVNLDGSGKCDIDTGLPFFDHMLEQLGKHGGTDLTIKVKGDLHIDEHHTIEDTALALGEAYLKALGDKKGIYRYGFLLPMDDVLAQVAIDFGGRPWMMWEAEFNREKIGDMPTEMFYHFFKSFSDTSKCNLNIKAEGNNEHHKIEAIFKGLARAIKMAVKRDIAALNQLPSTKGVL; this comes from the coding sequence ATGAAAAAAGTACTCTTTATAGATAGAGATGGCACCATCATCAAAGAACCACCAGTTGATTTTCAAGTAGACAGCCTGGAAAAACTGGAGTTCTATCCAAAAGCTATCTCTAACCTGAGAAAAATTGCAGAAGAAACAGATTATGAACTGGTCATGGTTACCAACCAAGATGGGCTAGGCACTGATTCCTTCCCTGAAGACACCTTCTGGCCCGCACAGTTCAAAATGCTCAAAACGCTGGAGCAGGAAGGCGTAATCTTTTCTGCCATTCATATTGATAAAACCTTTGAGCATGAAAACGCCCCAACTAGAAAGCCAAGAACCGGGCTATTAACAGGTTACATGGAAGGGGCTTATGACCTGGCCAATTCCTTTGTAATCGGTGATAGAAAAACGGATATACAATTGGCAAAAAACCTAGGCTCCAAAGCTATCTTCATCGGAGAAGAAGCCGCAGAAGGAGCGGCCCTTTCAACTACTTCTTGGGATGAAATTTATGAATTCTTAAGGCTTCCAGCACGTAAAGCAACAGTAGAGCGTAGCACTTCAGAAACCCAAATCAGCATCGAGGTGAATTTAGATGGTTCCGGAAAATGTGACATTGACACGGGCTTGCCTTTCTTTGACCATATGCTGGAGCAGTTGGGCAAACATGGTGGAACAGACTTAACCATTAAGGTGAAAGGTGACTTGCATATTGATGAGCACCACACTATTGAGGATACTGCTTTGGCCCTTGGTGAAGCCTACCTTAAAGCATTAGGGGACAAAAAAGGTATCTACCGATATGGCTTCCTTTTGCCAATGGACGATGTATTGGCGCAAGTGGCCATTGATTTTGGAGGTAGGCCATGGATGATGTGGGAAGCTGAATTTAACCGTGAAAAAATCGGTGACATGCCTACAGAAATGTTCTATCATTTCTTCAAATCCTTTAGTGACACTTCCAAGTGCAATTTAAATATCAAGGCAGAAGGCAACAATGAACACCATAAAATAGAAGCTATCTTCAAAGGCTTGGCAAGGGCAATCAAGATGGCCGTAAAGAGGGATATTGCGGCACTCAATCAACTACCAAGTACCAAAGGAGTCTTATAA
- the hisC gene encoding histidinol-phosphate transaminase has translation MAFDLNKLLRPHILQLKPYSSARDEYSGKEGVFLDANENPFGSITKDDHNRYPDPYQQALKGKISEIKGVSSDQIFLGNGSDEAIDLLMRAFCRPGKDNIIILPPTYGMYEVSADINDIATKRVNLTSDFQLRPDAILDEVDENTKIIFICSPNNPSGNKVNRQDIIKVIEGFDGLIVVDEAYIDFSDEPSFTTELSTFPNLLVMQTFSKAWGLASLRLGMAFASLEIIKILNKIKPPYNISGLTQETVLAAISDTSRMTKMVDEIMAERIYLQEAFEKMDLIKKIHPTHANFLLVEVLAAKRTYDYLIENQIIVRDRSKVTLCEECLRISVGTREENDRLIQALVHCPVDLTIA, from the coding sequence ATGGCTTTTGATTTAAATAAACTTTTGAGGCCTCACATTTTGCAGTTGAAGCCTTATTCTTCTGCCAGGGATGAATATTCTGGTAAAGAAGGCGTATTCCTGGATGCCAATGAAAACCCATTTGGGTCAATTACCAAGGATGACCATAACAGGTATCCAGACCCTTATCAGCAAGCACTAAAAGGTAAAATCAGTGAAATCAAAGGTGTTTCATCTGATCAGATTTTCTTGGGAAACGGCAGCGATGAAGCCATAGATTTATTGATGAGGGCATTTTGTAGACCTGGCAAGGACAACATTATCATTTTGCCTCCAACCTATGGCATGTATGAAGTCAGTGCCGACATAAATGATATCGCTACTAAGCGGGTCAATTTAACTTCAGATTTTCAACTTAGGCCTGATGCTATTCTTGATGAAGTTGATGAAAATACCAAAATCATTTTCATCTGCTCCCCAAACAACCCAAGTGGAAATAAAGTCAATAGACAAGATATCATAAAGGTAATAGAAGGTTTCGATGGACTGATCGTCGTGGATGAAGCGTATATTGACTTCAGTGATGAGCCAAGTTTCACAACCGAACTGTCCACTTTCCCTAACCTTTTGGTCATGCAAACTTTCTCCAAAGCATGGGGGCTGGCTTCATTAAGGCTTGGGATGGCATTTGCTTCACTTGAGATTATCAAGATTCTCAATAAGATCAAACCACCTTACAACATCAGCGGACTTACCCAAGAAACTGTTTTGGCAGCCATCAGTGATACCAGCAGAATGACTAAAATGGTAGATGAAATCATGGCTGAAAGAATCTATCTACAAGAAGCTTTTGAAAAGATGGATTTGATCAAGAAAATTCACCCCACTCATGCGAACTTCTTGCTAGTAGAAGTTCTAGCGGCCAAAAGAACTTATGACTACCTGATCGAAAACCAAATCATTGTAAGGGACAGGTCCAAAGTGACGCTGTGTGAAGAATGTTTGAGAATATCTGTCGGTACAAGAGAAGAAAATGATCGATTGATTCAAGCGCTCGTACATTGCCCGGTTGACCTCACCATTGCTTAA
- the hisD gene encoding histidinol dehydrogenase — protein MRVITNPSKSEWKKELARPVQKMKEIQKIVKPIMRKVNRQGDKALKKFALEYDHVEIKELLVTREEVNEAYEQVDQKLKDAILLAKDNIEKFHKAQATPDLSMEVMEGVTCMRRSVPIQKVGLYIPGGTAPLFSTVLMLGVPANLAGCEEIVLCTPPNKEGKIHPAILYTADLIGIDKIVKVGGAQAIAAMTYGTESVPQVAKIFGPGNQYVTAAKQLATKKGIAIDMPAGPSEVLVYADETAIPAFVASDLLSQAEHGIDSQVVLVASSSKVAEKTLKEVENQLEKLPRKAIAKKALENSIAVVMGNQDKAISLINEYAPEHLIINVENDEEVVAQIINAGSVFIGNFTPESAGDYASGTNHTLPTYGFAKNYSGVSLDSFVKKITYQKITKAGIQNLGPTIEVLAGNEMLDAHKNAVSIRLKYLEDNQ, from the coding sequence ATGAGAGTCATAACTAACCCAAGCAAAAGCGAATGGAAAAAAGAACTGGCCAGACCGGTTCAGAAAATGAAGGAAATTCAAAAGATTGTCAAGCCGATTATGCGTAAAGTAAATCGTCAAGGAGACAAAGCTTTGAAAAAATTCGCGTTGGAATATGATCATGTAGAAATAAAAGAACTTCTTGTTACCAGAGAAGAAGTCAATGAGGCATACGAACAAGTAGATCAAAAACTTAAGGATGCAATCTTATTGGCCAAAGATAATATCGAGAAATTCCATAAGGCCCAAGCTACACCTGACTTATCTATGGAAGTCATGGAAGGAGTTACTTGCATGCGAAGAAGTGTACCCATCCAAAAAGTTGGGTTATATATTCCCGGAGGAACGGCTCCCCTATTCTCGACCGTCCTTATGCTTGGTGTACCCGCCAATTTAGCTGGCTGCGAAGAAATTGTACTTTGCACACCTCCTAACAAAGAAGGTAAAATCCACCCAGCCATACTTTACACAGCTGACTTAATTGGTATTGATAAGATAGTCAAAGTTGGTGGTGCACAAGCTATTGCCGCCATGACGTATGGCACAGAAAGCGTTCCACAAGTGGCCAAAATTTTCGGGCCAGGTAACCAATATGTTACTGCTGCCAAACAACTGGCCACTAAAAAAGGCATTGCGATAGACATGCCTGCAGGTCCTTCAGAAGTATTGGTTTATGCAGATGAAACGGCTATTCCTGCTTTCGTTGCGTCGGATCTATTATCCCAAGCTGAGCATGGCATTGACAGTCAAGTGGTTCTTGTGGCAAGTTCTAGCAAGGTTGCTGAAAAGACATTGAAGGAAGTAGAAAATCAACTTGAAAAGCTTCCCAGAAAGGCCATAGCTAAAAAAGCTTTGGAAAACAGCATTGCTGTGGTAATGGGCAATCAGGACAAAGCGATTTCTCTAATCAACGAATATGCTCCTGAGCACTTGATCATCAATGTAGAAAATGATGAAGAGGTGGTTGCCCAAATCATCAATGCCGGGTCAGTGTTTATCGGAAACTTCACGCCTGAATCAGCAGGTGATTATGCTTCTGGAACCAACCATACTTTGCCTACTTATGGTTTTGCCAAAAACTACAGTGGGGTATCTTTGGATAGTTTTGTGAAGAAAATAACCTATCAAAAAATTACCAAAGCCGGCATCCAAAACCTGGGGCCCACTATAGAAGTGCTGGCAGGAAATGAAATGCTAGATGCGCACAAAAACGCAGTTTCTATTCGCTTAAAATACCTAGAAGACAATCAATAA